The genomic stretch GGCCGCTGGTCTACCCAATGTGTCAGACAGCCTGACGGGCACCTGGGTGTTTGGGCACGCTGGCTGCCTTGGCATCACCTACCTCCAGTACCTTGGCATCAATGTGTCCTCCTGCTCTATCACAGCCTTTACTGTGGAGAGGTGAGTGATGCCTCAACTACCTTAACCCCTTTATACCTCCTCAACCAAAGCCATATACAAGAACAATTCAGAATAATTTACTGTATAAATGTCTTTGGAGAACAACAAGCCAAAGTGTCTGTTGTTTGTGCATCTCCATTTCCAGGTACATTGCTATCTGCCACCCAATGAGGGCTCAGACAGTGTGCACGGTGTCCCGGGCCAAGCGGATCATAGCAGGGGTGTGgttgttcacctgtgtctactgCATGCTGTGGTTCTTCCTGGTGGACATCCAGGTAATGAAGAGCGGCAGCATCCAGTGTGGCTACAAGGTGTCCCGTGACCTCTACCTCCCCATCTACCTCATTGACTTTGCCATCTTCTACGTGATCCCTCTGCTCCTGGCCATCGTCCTGTACGGCCTCATCGCCCGCATCCTGTACCTCAACCCACTCCCCAACCGGCCCGACGTGGGCACGGTCTCCGCTGGTGCTACCACGCTCCGCAGGAGCTGCAAGGAACCAGCGAATGGAGGGAAAGGGGGTCGTCAGGGCCGCCCGAAGAGCACGCTCTCCTCCAGGAAACAGGTGCGTGCGTCACAGAACAAGGAGCCCCCTTTATGTCCCCCTGTAATTGACATCCAATGGCTTTGGTCACAGTTGACCCCAGCCTACTCTTTACCCTGCTCTCTGATCTCCACGGATTAGCCCATGATACCATCAAAGCATCATGTTCTTCCTATCAGTTGGGATAAGTGGCCTGCTGTTTGCAGAGTCCACTGCACTGCCCACCTTGGTTATGACTGACCTAAGGGTGAAATAGCTGTAATGGTTTCTGGAGCTGTTGGGGTAAAAGGTTTTCTCAGGGGATCTGAGTCTGTGGTGTTGCACAATGCCAAGTGCCTTAGCCTTAGCTTTATATGTGTTCGCTCTAAATTGTACAGCATTGTACATTGTGTACTCAGGTGTTATGCCTGAAAACCCAGATTCCCCTTATCCATTTAATATGAGAGTAAGCAAGGCAGTATTTGTATGTAGGCTATGTAAGTATGTTTTGATTTCACCCCCCTCTTTAGCGGATTCATGTAATTATTTATTTTCACATTGCCTACATAACAGAAGCATTCAACATATGAATGCCTATCTATTCACAATGTTACGAAATGGTAAGTAAACAGTGGCTTAGACCTTCAGGCTCTAGAAATTCAACCATACTGTAGAATGGGGAATATAACTCATTTTCTGAATATCCAAGTTATTCCGAGTTTTCATTTTTGGATCCAGACATTCACTTACAGTGAATGTGGACAGATGGAGCAAATCTGGTTGTGTACCCAGGTCATTAAGGGTGCTGCTGCTGATAAGAGGAAACACATTAAGGCCCATCAGCATCTCATCAGCAGCCATATTATGTTATTGATTAATCTGACTATCTCTGTTGATGGATGctcaacacaacaacacatttGAAACTCTTGTTTACGATGTATTGTAGAGATGGGAGGTCAACCATACAAGAAATGACTCCCATTTATCAGTCAACATTGGCAAAATCCTTTGTATGAGACACATTTGGCTGAGGAATATCACACAGCCAGTTAGTGCTTGATCGGTATGGCAGCATTATAGGCTACATGTATTGCAATGGGGAAATAAAACACAGGATTGTAAAatcagacacatagacacacacacaaaagtctCGCCTCTGAAATAATGACTTCCCCAGGCTCTCCAGTGCAGTGCACCTGCTGCGGGATACAGTATCCACAGTATCCACAGTATCCACAGTATCCACACTATCCACAGTATCCTTATTATCCACAGTATCCACAGTATCCTTATTATCCATAGTATCCACAGTATCCACATTATCCTTATTATCATCCACAGTATCCACAGTATCCTTATTATCCACAGTATCCACATTATCCTTATTATCCACAGTATCCTTATTATCCACAGTAGCCACATTATCCTTATTATAATCCACAGTATCCACAGTATCCTTATTATCCACAGTATCCACAGTATCCTTATTATCCACAGTATCCACTGTATCCTTATTATCCACAGTATCCACAGTATCCACAGTATCCACAGTATCCTTAATATCCACAGTATCCACAGTATCCACAGTATCCTTATTATCCACAGTATCCACCATATCCTTATTATCCACAGTATCCTTATTATCCACAGTATCCACAGTATCCTTATTATCCACAGGTCCCCAGCTATAATTATGTTTCAAGGCTGAAATGAAAACTTAAACTAAAACCAAAAGACTGGGTACAGCAACAGCTGTCAGTTCTGTGGCAGAAAAGTGAAGAAAATAACATATGTCATGTCAGGATGCTGTAAATgaccttgcgtgtgtgtgtgtgtgtgtgtgtgtgtgtgtgtgtgtgtgtgtgtgtgtgcgtgtgtgcatcgGTTTTTGATAGTGGGTAGTTCCTAATCTCAAGTGCTCAAGGAGCGCCATTTGAGCAAAATATTTGCATAATATGATTTGGAATTTTCATTGAAGTATGCTTAATGCTGCAGATGATTATAGTCTCAGTTCTTCAACAGTTACTCTTTGCTCTTTTATTTATTGGACCTTTATTTGATTTGCTGATAAAAATCAGATGAAGTTCTGATGAAACTCCTGtagcctacagatgtaggatcataatttgagccagtttgcacAGCAGGAAAatgatcctgcagcaacaggaaatgtgaattattatgtggattataattcatggacatttttgtaggggttaatacatttttcgtaagagaaaatcaagtctgaaatttcaaagtgggaATTACAAACCTCAGAAGCCTTTTAacacctcaaatacactacacgttttacatgtcctgcattgcaggaaagttctcctgcaacagggtgatcaaattaagatcctacgtctgtaTACTAAAGAATGACTTAAAAAAACTGTAGTTTTGGTTCATTAGATTTACTTCTGTTCTGTATTCGACCTAATTGAAACCTGCCATGATCTGCAGCAGTCTGCTTTGTTTGTGATCTACAGCAGTCTGCTTTAATACTCCCTGGGCTGGTAATGCGTTATGAAAATAATAAGATGCATATTCAAAATGTCACAGTGATCCTTAGTGTCATTATCTCGCTGTTGTATAATTAAAGCCTCCAACTCCCTGGCTCTCTCCGCTTCAATTAAACGcttcaatttttttatttcactcaaGGTTGCTGTCACCGACTGTCGTTTATCAAGGGATCCTTATCTCAAATAGCATTTAGCTTAAAGAGGCCGTGTATGATACGAGTATCAACTGCCTCTCTTTTGTGTTGCCATGATCAAACGTAGGAAGACTAGAAAAAGGTTTTGAATTGGTGAGAGTGAAGTGTTTAAAATTCGTACTGACAAAAAGGTGAGCAGAGCAGGGGATAAAAGACAGCCTGTGCCATTGTTTGGGAGTGATAAGGCTAATCAGTGGAGTCTTACAGTGGTTCTTCATCTGTCTCACCGGGGTTCTAGAATGTCTGTGTGTTGTCGCCATGGTCACAAAGccaggggctctctctctctctctctctctctctctctctctctctctctctctctctctctctctctctctctctctctctctctctctctctctctctctctctctctctctctctctctctctctctctctctctctctctctctctctctctctctctctctctctctctctctctctctcgatataCCCACCTCTGAGATGGGGGTCTGTTCTCTCAAAGACACTGGCGGCCCCTGTGGCCTCGTTGACCCAATCCACTGTGGCCATGGTGTGTCTGTTTGCTTAATACAAGGCTCTCACACAGATAAATACTGAATTGTGGTGTGCTAAAGTTAATCTCTAATGTAATGTTGAGTGCGATAAGGGAATCAGATTAATGATACTGTAATACGTCACACAGGATTTAACTGTGCTTCAGATACCACTGAATATGACAGTTTGACATGTATGTTTGCATGTTCATTCACTTTTTATTGGATTAGCCCAAGTTTATTGTGAAATGAGTGAACATACAGTATGCATTACATCTCCCCAGATctcatctctcctgtctctctcacagGTCActaagatgctctcagtggtggtGATCCTGTTTGCTTTACTGTGGATGCCCTACCGGACCTTGGTCCTTATTAACTCCTTCATTGCCACACCCTACCTGGACGCCTGGTTTGTACTGTTCTGTCGGATCTGTATGTATGCCAACAGTGCCATCAACCCTGTAGTGTACAACCTGATGTCTCAGAAGTTCCGTTCAGCGTTCCGGGGGCTCTACAGGTGCCAGAGGCAGGAGGCTCACCACCGCACCCTATCCATGATCCAGAGCGGCTACAGCATGGCCAGGGACCCACGCACCCCACAGCAGACCAGCAACGAGACCAAACAGGGGGCCAGGAGAGTGACCTGCACTGACACAGTGACGGAGTGGCAGAGCAAAGACACCTCCCCAGCCAAAGAGAGGAAGGATCACctgaaggaagagaggaaagacACAAGCTGTGGTGAGATCAAATCAACACCTCAGCAAACTGAGATCAACTCCACATCTGGGCAAACTGAGATCATGTCCACACCTAGGCAAAATGAGATCAAATCCACAGCTGGGCCGAACGAGATCAAATCCACACCTGGGCAAAATGAGATCAAGTCCACACCTGGGCAAAATGAGATAAAGTCCACACCTGGGCAGAACGAGATCAAGTCCACACCTGGGCAGAACGAGATCAAGTCCACACCTGGGCAAAATGAGATCAAGTCCACACCTGGGCCGACTGAGGCAGGAATGAATCACACAGTGCTGTAGATAAAACAAGCCTGTTTTAACATGAGGAAGTGAGTATTAGTCATTCACCGATCCAAACTAATTTTGGTAACATATCAAGAATGGAAAAGTCATCCATCTCATTACCCTTGAATAAGCACTATCACCTATTGCAGAATGAAAAGATTCTCGCCAATAACACTATATCATTTAGGATTCCGGGTTTTTGGCTGTTGCATGGTCAAAAAAAGCATCATCAACATGTGACAGAGTGTTATGGACCGCTTCCAGGGATCACTGCaggtctcctctgctcttgttAGTGCATTTCATTAGGTacacgtgtagctcagttggtagagcatggtgcttgcaacgccagggttgtgggttcgattcccatggggggccagtatgaagaaaaaaaaatgtatgcactaactaactgtaagtcgctctggataagagcgtctgctaaatgaaaaaatTAGGTTGTTAATCTCAGAGGGAAAGAGGAATAACAGGCTGTtcagcacgagagagagagagcactgacTGCCTTTAAGGGATGCCACAAAGACATTTTTAGAAGTGCTTTTAGGTATGATGCTGCTTACAGAGCTCTTCTCAACACTCAGTTTCAAAGCCCTAAAAATCTGATGTGAAATAGGAATGATCTGTCCTCCCTGCAGTCCAGGGACAACACTGTAAAGCACTGCCATTTGTTCTACATAAAAGCCCCGGCTCAGAGCACAGGACATGTTACTGTAGTTTTATCTCCACTTTGCCAAGAGATACACTTCTATGTTCTGGGCCACATGTAAGAAAGTTGGAAGGAGTGGGGTAACCGTGGGTTACAGACCCATTCATTTGTGGCTGAATGGTATTCAACTAATGCAAACAGAGTACACAGGTTAAATGCCCATAGATGTTTAATGTTTGggttaatttttatttattttatttatttcacctttatttaaccaggtaagccagttgagaccaagttctcatttacaactgcgacctggccaagataaagcaaagcagtgcggaaaaaacaacaacaacacagagtgacatatggaataaacaaaacgtacagtcaataacacaatacaaaaatctatatacagtgtgtacaaatgtagtaagttatggaggtaaggcaataaataggccatagtgcaaaataattacaatttagtattaacactggagtgatagatgtgcagaagatgatgtgcaaatagagatactggggtgcaaatgagcaaaatatataacaatatggggatgaggtagttgggtgggctaattacagatcggctgtgtacaggtgcagtgatcggtaagctgctctgacaactaatgcttaaagttagtgagggagataagtgcctccagcttcagagatttttgcagtttgttccagtcatttgcagcagagaactggaaggaattgcgaccaaaggaggtgttggctttgggggtgaccagtgagatatacctgctggaacgcatactacgggtgggtgttgctatggtgaccaatgagctaagataaggcagggatttgcctagaagggatttatagatgacctggagccagtgggtttggcgactaatatgtagtgagggccagccaacgagagcgtacaggtcacaatggtgggtagtatatggggctttggtgacaaaacggatggcactgtgatagactacatccaatttgctgagtagagtgttggaagctattttgtaaattacatcgctgaagtcaaggatcggtaggatagtcagttttacgagggcatgtttagcagcatgagtgaaggaggctttgttgcgaaataggaagccgattctagatttaactttggattggagatgtgagtctggaaggagagtttacagtctaaccagacacctaggtatttgtagttgtccacatattctaagtcagagccaccaagagtagtgattctagtcaggcaggcaggttcaagcagcgtttgattgaagagcatgcatttagttttactagcgtttaagagcagttggaggccacggaaggagtgttgtatggcattgaagctcgtttggaggtttgttaacacagtgtccaatgaagggccagatgtatacaaaatggtgtcgtctgcgtagaggtggatctgagagtcaccagcagcaagagcgacatcattgatatacacagagaatagagtctgcccgagaattgaaccctgtggcacccccatagagactaccagaggtccagacaacaggccctccgatttgacacattgaactctatatgagaagtagttggtgaatcaggcgaggcagtcatttgagaaaccaaggctatttagtctgccaataagaatgcggtgattgacagagtcaaaagccttggccaggtcaatgaagacggctgcacagtactgtcttttatcgattgcggttattatatcgtttaggaccatgagcgtggctgaggtacacccatgaccagctcggaaaccagattgcatagtggagaaggtacggtgggattctaaatggtctGTGATCTGtatgttaacttggctttcaaatacttttgaaaggcagggcaggatggatataggtctgtaacagtttggatctagtgtcaccccctttgaagagggggatgaccgcagcagctttccaatctctggggatctctgacgatacaaaagagaggttgaacaggctggtgataggggttgcgacaatttcggcggctaattttagaaagaaagggtccagattgtctaggccAGCTGATTTGtatgggtccagattttgcagctctttcagaacatcagctatctgaatttgggtgaaggagaagcaggggggggcatgggcaagttgcagcggagggtgcagagctggtgaggggggtctgtagcaagagacaacagtgagagacttatttctggaaaggtggatttttagaaatagaagctcaaactgtttgggcacagacctggatagtatgatagagctctgcaggctatctctacagtagattgcaactccgccccctttggcagttctatctagatggaaaatgttgtagttgggaatggacatttcagaatctttggtggccttcctaagccaggattcagacactgctagaacatcaggtttggctgagtgtgctaacgcagtgaataactcaaacttagggaggaggcttctgatgttaacatgcaagaaaccaaggcttttgcgattacagaagtcaacaaatgatagcgcctggggagcaggagtgatactgggggctacagggcctgggttaacctctacatcaccagaggaacagaggaggagtagaataaggatatggctaaaggctatAAGAACtagtcttctagtgcgttgggtacagagaaaaaaaggggcagatttccgggcgttgtagaatagattcagggcattatgtacagacaaggatatggaaggatatgtgtacagtggaggtaaacctaagcgttgggtaaagatgaaagagatagcatcactggaggcaccgattgagccggtctccgcgtgtgtggggggtgggacaaagtatctatctgagacaggttgagcaggactgggggctctacattgaaaatgtacagttagaactaaccgaaacagcaataggcaaggcatattgacatgggagataggcataaagcagtcacaggtgttattcgagagagctaagacaacagctggtaatggcgacgaaagtttgagctgaggctaaacagatcaacaggatggggtaccgtataaaggaacagtccagcaggcatcagctgtgtagctgagtgatcataaggtccagtgaacagcaataagtaagtcctggagcagttcaggggCTGCTACGCAacaggcacggctgttgattgcgtgtgctagcgggccggggctagcagatatCCGGATAAACAGCAGTCGTAAATTATCCCTTAACAATGTTTGGGGAAGAGGGGATATTAGGATACTGGCCTTTGATTCAAAGTGGTTCAGCCGACCCAGCTCTGCGAAAATGAGTTCAAGTTGTTGCATTATTGAAAGAGTGGCTCATCTGCCATCTACACATCCACACCTCATTATGAGTCATGGTCCCAGCCCAACCTAGGCTGAGTCTCTTTCAAATCACACAACCTGAATTAAAGTGGAATGTGTGCAAATTATTTATCCTGTAATGAAAATACCACTCTAGTTTCAGTCATTTCTAGTGAGTAGCCATCAAGACATCTAAAGATGAGTAAGCTCTGCAGCATTTTAATACAGATAGTTTCAGTGCCACAGATTTAGTCATCATCCAGTTCATGTCATACAGATATAGGTACCACGGCTATTCTACAGTATGTGATCTCCAATCCCAGTGGTCGGCAGACTATTACGTTTTATTACACAAATATGAACACATTTCAAATCTCTAATAATGTGCTTTTAACTCAAGTTTTGTTGTTGACAAATAAGTGCATCATATTGAGACGCTGGTGGATCCTTTGATATGACTAGAAATGCCTTTGAACACTATCCAACAATTTCATTCCTGAATGTCTTTCCAAAAGTATGCTTTGTTCAGTCGTTGATGTCCCCCTGTCACTTGGTATCTTTTCAATGCTTTTTTCAAGGTCTtggttctccctctctgtcttcccaGTGTACCTTGTCTTTTATCCATGCCATCTAAAACCTTAGCCTCAAAGAAAAGCACTTAACATTTCTTCCTACATCATCGAGATGGGTTGAGAATACTTGTCATTTTGCCAAAAAACTGTTGAAACATAATTAATGTGTTGCTTTGTATTTGAAAAGCAGAACATCATTCTGTTTGTTAAGGATAATTACAACATTCTCGAACATAACTGCCAAAGCAACAAATGTGGCATAATAAAACTCTCTTTATCTAGCTGTTTACTCAGTGTATGGATTTGCTGATTTTGTAGTGTTATTTGGACCCTAGAAAGCGTGTATATTTTTTTGGCTGATTTGATTTTGTTGTCATTATTGGGAGCTAGAAAGCTTGCCACTTTGATATTGTGTCATCAGTGCGTTGTAATCTCAATCTTAGAATTGTATTTGATATGCTAAACCGGTGATTGTAGTGATAAATAAGCTATGTACTGGTGTATGGTGTACAGTATATGCACACGCAGTAAGTACAGTGTTGTGTTTACAATTTTTCCAAAACATAATAAATTCATCCAAAACATGTTTGTCAGCTATTTCGTTATTCTTTGCCTTTGTTTCTTCATGAGCATCTTGCAAGAAAATCAGTATGGAAAGCACAATCGAGATGTTTCTAATGGAATAGATGTTTTTGCACTGCAATGGTTCTAAAATGTACTTTAGAGCAATGTGTCAGGAAATCATTTATTTTCGCATGCAGACGATTAAGTTAACTTATTGATTCTGTGTTTTTTTTacatgttatatactgtatacagtgggggaaaaaagtatttagtcagccaccaattgtgcaagttctcccacttaaaaagatgagagaggcctgtaattttcatcataggtacacgtcaactatgacagacaaattgagaaaaaaattccagaaaatcacattgtaggatttctaataaatttatttgcaaattatggtggaaaataagtatttggtcacctacaaacaagcaagatttcaggctctcacagacctgtaacttcttctttaagaggctcctctgtcctccactcattacctgtattaatggcacctgtttgaacttgttatcagtataaaagacacctgtccacaacctcaaacagtcacactccaaactccactatggccaagaccaaagagctgtcaaaggacaccagaaacaaaattgtagacctgcaccaggctgggaagactgaatctgcaataggtaagcagcttggtttgaagaaatcaactgtgggagcaattattaggaaatcgaagacatacaagaccactgataatctccctcgatctggggatccacgcaagatctcaccccgtggggtcaaaatgatcacaagaacggtgagcaaaaatcccagaaccacacggggggacctagtgaatgacctgcagagagctgggaccaaagtaacaaagcctaccatcagtaacacactacgccgccagggactcaaatcctgcagtgccagacgtgtccccctgcttaagccagtacatgtccaggcccgtctgaagtttgctagagtgcatttggatgatccagaagaggattgggagaatgtcatatggtcagatgaaaccaaaatagaactttttggtaaaaactcaactcgtcgtgtttggaggacaaagaatgctgagttgcatccaaagaacaccatacctactgtgaagcatgggggtggaaacgtcatgctttagggctgtttttcagcaaagggaccaggacgactgatccgtgtaaaggaaagaatgaatggggccatgtatcgtgagattttgagtgaaaacctccttccatcagcaagggcattgaagatgaaacgtggctgggtctttcagcatgacaatgatcccaaacacaccgcccgggcaacgaaggagtggcttcgtaagaagcatttcaaggtcctggagtggcctagccagtctccagatctcaaccccatagaaaatctttggagggagttgagagtctatgttgcccagcgacagccccaaaacatcactgctctagaggagatctgcatggaggaatgggccaaaataccagcaatagtgtgtgaaaaccttgtgaagacttatagaaaacgtttgacctgtgtcattgccaacaaagggtatccaggctctgtcgtagccgtccgcgaccgggagacccatggggcggcgcacaattggcccagcgtcgtccagagtaggggagggaatggccggcagggatgtagctcagttggtagagcatggtgtttgcaacgccag from Coregonus clupeaformis isolate EN_2021a chromosome 29, ASM2061545v1, whole genome shotgun sequence encodes the following:
- the trhr2 gene encoding thyrotropin releasing hormone receptor 2, with the protein product MTENVTSRMDTPTNISLVGPGDPISQSLEYKTVAVFLVLLVCGLGIVGNIMVVLVVLTTRHMRTPTNCYLVSLAIADLTVLVAAGLPNVSDSLTGTWVFGHAGCLGITYLQYLGINVSSCSITAFTVERYIAICHPMRAQTVCTVSRAKRIIAGVWLFTCVYCMLWFFLVDIQVMKSGSIQCGYKVSRDLYLPIYLIDFAIFYVIPLLLAIVLYGLIARILYLNPLPNRPDVGTVSAGATTLRRSCKEPANGGKGGRQGRPKSTLSSRKQVTKMLSVVVILFALLWMPYRTLVLINSFIATPYLDAWFVLFCRICMYANSAINPVVYNLMSQKFRSAFRGLYRCQRQEAHHRTLSMIQSGYSMARDPRTPQQTSNETKQGARRVTCTDTVTEWQSKDTSPAKERKDHLKEERKDTSCGEIKSTPQQTEINSTSGQTEIMSTPRQNEIKSTAGPNEIKSTPGQNEIKSTPGQNEIKSTPGQNEIKSTPGQNEIKSTPGQNEIKSTPGPTEAGMNHTVL